From the Pseudomonas sp. Teo4 genome, the window CGCCGCATCGAAAAAGCCCGGGAAGAAGGGCAGATTGCGCGCTCGCGCGAGTTGACCACGTTCGTCATGCTGCTGGCCGGTATCGGTGGGCTGTGGGTCATGGGCGGGCATCTTTACGACCAGATCGGCGCCATCGTCGAGCGGGCACTGCTGTTCGATCGCGTCCAGCTGTTCGATACCGCGCGCATGCTCGCCACCTGCTGGGCGCTCGGCCAGTCGGCGCTGATGGCCCTGATTCCGTTCTTCGCCTTGATGGTGTTTGCCGCCCTGGTAGCGCCGACGTTGCTTGGCGGGCTGGTCATCACCCTGGCAGCGGCGCGGCCGCGTCTGTCCCGGGTCAACCCGATCAGCGGCCTGGCGCGCCTGTTTTCCATGCAGGTGCTGGTGGAACTGGCCAAGGCCATCGCCAAAGCCACGCTCGTTGGCCTGGTGCTGTACCTGTTCCTGGATGCCCACATCGGCCAACTGCTCGGCCTGCCCAAGCTGCCACCGCAGCAGGCGCTGGTGACGACCATGGCGTTGACGGCGAAGGCCTGTGCCACCTGCGTGGCGGCCCTGATCGTCGTGGTCGGCATGGACACGCCCTACCAGTTGTGGACCTACGCCAAGAACCTGCGGATGTCGAAGGAGGAGGTGCGCCAGGAGCACAAGAACTCCGACGGTGACCCCCATGTGAAGGCGCGCATCCGGCGCCTGCAGCAGACACGGGCGCGCCGACGCATGATGAGCAAGGTGCCCAAGGCTGACGTGGTGGTGACCAACCCCAGCCATTTCGCG encodes:
- the flhB gene encoding flagellar biosynthesis protein FlhB, which codes for MAETSREDQTEAATPRRIEKAREEGQIARSRELTTFVMLLAGIGGLWVMGGHLYDQIGAIVERALLFDRVQLFDTARMLATCWALGQSALMALIPFFALMVFAALVAPTLLGGLVITLAAARPRLSRVNPISGLARLFSMQVLVELAKAIAKATLVGLVLYLFLDAHIGQLLGLPKLPPQQALVTTMALTAKACATCVAALIVVVGMDTPYQLWTYAKNLRMSKEEVRQEHKNSDGDPHVKARIRRLQQTRARRRMMSKVPKADVVVTNPSHFAVALSYRKDKDGAPRVLAKGADAVALRIREIAQEHDLPILQAPPLARALYFHVDLDREIPMELYTVVAEVVAWAIRLKRVSEHGGPVPPTPLNLNVPDGMDQPGRRARKTEDPQDP